From one Solanum stenotomum isolate F172 chromosome 12, ASM1918654v1, whole genome shotgun sequence genomic stretch:
- the LOC125847939 gene encoding uncharacterized protein LOC125847939, with product MEEVRSTTAWVATHSSHVTVDFTGIEKVAENMKNSLPKVEWDFEGIHYFDNGPLTVQYLLVLDTLNFCFWPDEEMSYDHLASGLKVTLESDKSAFDADRLQKYSGPQLRKMLNWSRPLPLEDERVRLLHEVGLELERSFEGKASKLVESCDNSAAKLVALMTRHFPGFRDHTVYKGHQIFLYKRAQIFAADLWGAFKGEGYGDFEDISSITIFADYIVPAVLQQLGVLRYRSSLDNTIKKNTEIVSGSEEEVELRACSVYAVEKMKELISKKTGKQVLSVELDLWLWAFGIQCPSLQHHRTLSVYY from the exons ATGGAAGAAGTTCGGTCTACCACAGCTTGGGTCGCTACTCACTCCTCTCATGTTACCGTTGATTTCACAG GCATTGAGAAGGTCGCTGAAAATATGAAGAACTCACTACCAAAAGTGGAGTGGGATTTTGAAGGGATTCACTATTTTGATAATGGTCCACTTACTGTTCAGTATTTGCTGGTGTTGGATACATTGAATTTCTGTTTCTGGCCAG ACGAGGAGATGAGTTATGATCATCTGGCATCTGGATTAAAGGTTACTCTTGAAAGTGACAAATCTGCATTTGATGCTGATCGTCTGCAGAAATATAGTG GTCCTCAATTAAGGAAAATGTTGAACTGGTCAAGACCATTGCCTTTGGAGGATGAACGGGTGCGCTTATTGCATGAG GTTGGGCTTGAGCTTGAGAGGAGCTTTGAGGGAAAGGCATCTAAACTTGTGGAGTCCTGCGACAACTCTGCTGCAAAACTTGTAGCTCTTATGACACGCCACTTCCCCG GCTTCCGTGATCACACGGTGTACAAAGGCCACCAGATTTTCTTGTATAAAAGAGCTCAAATTTTTGCTGCTGATTTGTGGGGTGCATTTAAGGGTGAAGGATATGGTGATTTTGAAGACATAAGCTCAATAACCATATTTGCTGATTATATTGTTCCAGCTGTCCTTCAGCAACTTGGAGTGCTGAGATATCGTTCTTCCCTGGATAATACTATCAAGAAAAATACTGAAATTGTCTCAGGCAGTGAGGAGGAAGTAGAACTCCGAGCCTGCTCTGTTTATGCTGTGGAGAAAATGAAGGAGTTGATCAGTAAAAAGACTGGGAAGCAG GTGTTGAGTGTGGAACTGGATCTCTGGTTATGGGCTTTTGGCATACAATGCCCATCTCTTCAACACCATCGGACACTCTCTGTCTATTATTGA
- the LOC125848378 gene encoding uncharacterized protein LOC125848378, with translation MAPPTPRLVIPIDLKKKPWEQKLPLHNRWHPEIPPVTEIKTGEMFRIEMVDWTAGAIQDNNSAIDVKTVDLSTVHYLSGPIRVVDTDGNPAEPGDLLAVEICNLGPLPGDEWGFTAIFDRENGGGFLTDHFPRATKAIWYFEGIYAYSPHIPGVRFPGLVHPGIIGTAPSKELLNIWNERERKLEETGPQSLKLCEVLHSRPLANLPSTKGCILGKIQDGTPDWNRIANEAARTIPGRENGGNCDIKNLSRGSKIYLPVFVEGANLSTGDMHFSQGDGEVSFCGAIEMSGFLELKCEILRNGMKEYLTPMGPTPLHVNPIFEIGPMEPRFSEWLVFEGISVDESGQQHYLDASVAYKRAVLNAIDYLSKFGYSKEQVYLLLSCCPCEGRISGIVDAPNAVATLAIPTAIFDQDIRPKVNKVPLGPRLMRNPGIPQCTYDGNLPITKNPLLHQQGSSCSMDASS, from the exons ATGGCTCCTCCAACTCCAAGACTAGTAATCCCCATAGACCTAAAGAAGAAGCCATGGGAACAAAAGTTGCCACTCCACAACCGTTGGCACCCAGAGATACCTCCTGTAACTGAGATTAAAACAGGGGAGATGTTCCGAATTGAGATGGTTGATTGGACAGCAGGCGCTATTCAAGATAATAACTCTGCAATTGATGTAAAAACTGTTGATCTATCCACT GTCCATTATCTCAGTGGGCCAATAAGAGTAGTTGACACAGATGGAAATCCTGCTGAACCAGGTGACCTCCTTGCTGTTGAAATATGCAACTTAGGGCCTCTCCCTGGAGATGAATGGGGTTTTACAGCAATATTCGACAGAGAGAACGGTGGAGGATTTCTAACAGACCATTTTCCCCGTGCAACTAAAGCTATTTGGTATTTCGAAGGCATATATGCCTACTCACCTCATATACCAG GTGTAAGATTTCCTGGTTTAGTTCATCCTGGAATAATTGGAACAGCACCTTCAAAAGAACTACTCAATATATGGAATGAGAGGGAAAGAAAGCTCGAAGAAACTGGTCCCCAGTCTCTCAAATTATGTGAGGTCTTGCATTCTAGACCATTGGCTAACCTACCTTCAACAAAAGGGTGCATTCTTGGCAAG ATTCAAGATGGAACTCCTGACTGGAATAGAATTGCCAATGAGGCTGCAAGAACAATACCTGGACGTGAAAATGGAGGAAACTGTGACATAAAAAATCTCAGCAGAGGTTCAAAAATATACCTTCCAGTATTTGTAGAAGGAGCAAACCTCAGTACTGGTGATATGCATTTTTCTCAAGGTGACGGTGAAGTATCATTTTGTGGGGCAATTGAGATGAGTGGCTTCCTAGAGCTCAA GTGTGAGATTTTAAGAAACGGAATGAAAGAATATCTCACTCCAATGGGACCCACACCACTACATGTGAACCCAATTTTTGAGATAGGGCCCATGGAGCCAAGATTCTCAGAGTGGTTGGTGTTTGAGGGCATCAGTGTAGATGAAAGTGGACAACAACACTATCTTGATGCCAGTGTTGCATACAAGCGTGCAGTACTAAATGCAATTGATTACCTCTCAAAATTTGGCTACTCAAAGGAACAG GTTTATCTTTTACTTTCATGCTGTCCCTGCGAAGGAAGGATTTCAGGAATTGTTGATGCTCCCAATGCTGTTGCCACCCTTGCCATTCCAACTGCTATTTTTGACCAG GATATTCGCCCAAAGGTCAATAAAGTGCCCCTTGGGCCAAGACTTATGAGGAATCCAGGAATTCCGCAATGTACTTATGATGGAAACCTGCCAATCACCAAGAATCCTTTGCTCCATCAACAAGGGAGCAGCTGCAGCATGGATGCTAGTTCTTGA
- the LOC125849211 gene encoding LOB domain-containing protein 37 encodes MSCNGCRVLRKGCSDNCILRPCLQWIETPEAQGHATVFVAKFFGRAGLMSFISAVPENQRPALFQSLLYEAAGRTVNPVNGAVGLLWTGNWHVCQAAVETVLRGGALRPISEFLGASVEIDEVSDCTDVFKLQDPRKMQKRRRFPEETSMLADLDLSLTPGFNQKVYNSHPLPENHRRPGTPSMNSEESGTTTCFESSAVIGEEPKLLSLFN; translated from the exons ATGAGTTGTAATGGTTGTCGAGTCCTTCGAAAAGGATGCAGTGATAACTGTATTCTGAGACCTTGTTTGCAATGGATCGAAACACCTGAAGCACAAGGACACGCTACTGTATTTGTAGCTAAGTTTTTTGGCCGTGCTGGACTTATGTCTTTCATTTCCGCCGTTCCAGAAAACCAACGGCCTG CTTTGTTTCAGTCCTTGTTATACGAAGCTGCTGGGAGAACAGTAAACCCAGTGAACGGCGCTGTAGGTTTATTATGGACGGGAAATTGGCACGTCTGTCAAGCGGCGGTGGAAACCGTCCTCCGCGGCGGCGCGTTACGGCCGATCTCCGAATTTCTCGGCGCGTCGGTAGAGATTGATGAGGTGTCTGATTGCACCGATGTATTTAAGCTTCAGGATCCAAGGAAGATGCAAAAACGACGTCGTTTCCCTGAGGAAACTTCAATGTTGGCGGATCTCGATCTCAGTTTAACACCAGGTTTTAATCAGAAAGTGTATAATAGCCACCCTTTGCCGGAGAATCATCGGCGACCTGGAACACCGTCGATGAATTCAGAAGAATCTGGAACAACTACTTGTTTTGAGAGTAGTGCTGTCATTGGAGAAGAACCCAAATTACTCAGCTTGTTCAATTAG